The sequence TCTCGCGCATCGCCCGCGCGGCGGCCTCGTCGATATAGGTGCCGTGTTCGATCGTCTGGACGCCGGCCCGCGCCGCCGCCTCTATCCCGCGCGCGCCATGGGCATGGGCGGCGACATCGAGGCCGAGCGAGCGAGCGGTATCGACGATGGAGCGCATTTCGGCGTCGGAAAAATGTGCCTCCAGCCCGCGCCCCTGCTGGCTCAGCACCCCGCCGGTGGCGGTGATCTTTATCAGGTCGGCCCCGTATTTGGAGGCAAGCCGCACTTTCTCCGCACATTCCAGCGGGCCGGTGCAGGTAAAGTCCGAAGCAATGGCATCGTTGACTTCCTTGCGGAAGCCATTGGTATCGCCGTGCCCGCCGACTATGGCGATAGTCCGCGCAGAAGTTATCACGCGCGGCCCCGGCACGATCCCTTCGGCCGTGGCGCGGCGAAGCGCCTGCATCACCTGATCGGTCCGCGATCCCACATCGCGCACGGTGGTGAACCCCGCCAGCGCAGTGATCCGCGCATTCTTGGCCGCGATCAGCGTGTACCATTCGGGCGGATTGACCGCGCCCCGCCAGAACTCGCCGCTGGGATCGCCCGACAAATGCGTGTGCAGATCGATTAGTCCGGGCAGGACTGTCTTGCCGTCAAGGTCCACATCGGCTCTGCCCTGGTGCCCGTCCACGATACTGACGATACGCCCGTCCGTTACCGTGATCGTGGAAGGACCGCGCGGTGCGGCGCTGGCATCGGTGATGACCGAACCGGCATGGATGA comes from Alteripontixanthobacter sp. and encodes:
- a CDS encoding amidohydrolase family protein, which produces MTKSILAIGAAMAFALAAPVLAQDGQKTTVIHAGSVITDASAAPRGPSTITVTDGRIVSIVDGHQGRADVDLDGKTVLPGLIDLHTHLSGDPSGEFWRGAVNPPEWYTLIAAKNARITALAGFTTVRDVGSRTDQVMQALRRATAEGIVPGPRVITSARTIAIVGGHGDTNGFRKEVNDAIASDFTCTGPLECAEKVRLASKYGADLIKITATGGVLSQQGRGLEAHFSDAEMRSIVDTARSLGLDVAAHAHGARGIEAAARAGVQTIEHGTYIDEAAARAMRENGTILIPTLMAFQGIKVNLGTGFYTPVVEDKIRAVSEVAETIVQRARRSGVRIAFGTDAGVFPHGRNAGEFALLKAAGFSDREALASATGVAAEVLGLEGEIGRLAPGFAADIIAVDGNPLEDVTVLEQVDWVMARGRVIE